From Desulfoplanes formicivorans:
GGTCTGGTTGTTCTGGATGTATTCGACGATTGTCCCGGGGTGAAGGGGGGAGAGAGAAGAAAGGGGCATGAGTACCTGGGCAAAAAAGGTTGAGAATTATTGAGAGTGCACAGGGCACAGGAGTGCACAGTACTTCAGAGTGCGCAGTACACAGTACACAGTGCACAGGGAAAAAGGCGTCTCGAATCGATTGATGAAGGTGTCCTGCCTTCCAATGTGCTTTACATGGCCATTGCAAAAAGAAGTGATCGCCCCGGGATTATGATTCTGTGCCCTGCGTACTGCGTACTGTGTACTTTTTTAATGCTTGAACGAGCGCTGGCCCGTGAAGACCATGGCTACCTGGGGCACGGCCTGATTGACGGCCTGGATGACCTCGTGATCGCGGATGGACCCGCCGGGCTGGGCAATGGCCGTGATGCCCTGGGCCAGGGCCACGTCAACGCCGTCGCGAAAGGGGAAGAAGCCGTCGGAGACCATGACTGATCCGGGCAATCCGCCCTTGGCCTTGTTTGTACGGGCCATGATGTCCTCAAGGAGCGTTCGGGCGTTTTCATCCTGGAGGGCCTTTTCCTTGAGCTCGTACAGGGAGCAGCTCTGTTCCTCAAAGGCCAGGTTGTCGGCATACTTGGTATAAGCCTTGTGGATGGCCAGTTCCACGCATCCCACCCGGTCCTGTTCACCCGTGCCGATGGCCGTGGTCACCCCGTTCTTGGCCATGATCACGGAGTTGGACGTGACCCCGGCCTCAACAGCCCAGGCAAATACGAGATCGTCGGCTTCTTGCTTGGAAGGACCCCGGGCGATGAAGGTGGAACCGTCTTTGGACGTGGCTTCGGCAGGCAGGAAATCGTCGGCTGCAAGGATCTTGTTGCGGAAGGAAAACTGGGCAATGATCCCGCCGTCGGTGAGGGACTTGAGGTCCAGAAAGGGAGTGTTCACCAGGGTTTCCAGCTTGGCCAGGCCGGGGATTTCCAGGATGCGCAGGTTTTTACGCGATTTGAGGGTGTCCACGGTGCCGGGTTCAAAAGAGGGGGCCGCAACCACCTCAAAATATCCCGAGGCAATGATCTCGGCGGCCTTGGCATTGAGGGGCCGGTTGACCACAATGGCCCCGCCAAAGGCGGCAATGCGGTCGGCCCAGAAGGCCTTGAACAGGGCCGTGTCTATGCCCTCGTCGGACCAGGCCGCGCCACAGGGGTTGTTGTGTTTGAGGATGACGGCAGCGGGTTTGGCGGTGAGATACTGGAGGATATTGATGCCGTTGTCCACGTCGGTCAGATTGATCTTGCCGGGATGCTTGCCCGCCTGGATCATCTGTTCTTCGGTCATGCCGGAAACCAGAGCCTCCCCGCCCTGGCGCAGGGTGACCCCGCCCAGTTGGAGAACGCCCTGTTTGAGTTCGTACAGGGCGGCGGGCTGGTCGGGATTTTCTCCATAGCGCAGCCCCTGTTCCTGGCCGTTGATGGTCCAGGTTCTCTTGTGAAAGGTCAGGGTGGTCTCTCCCAGGGTTACGGTCATGGTGGGGGGAAAGGGATCGGATTGAATGGTCTTGTACATGGTTTTCAAATCGCTCACAAAGGACTCCTTGGATGGGCTTGGAAAAACGGATATTTTCTAACGGATGGGAAACGCTGTGAAGAACAGGGTTTCTAGCACATGCCAAATCAGGGGGCAAATGGGCCGGACCGCTTGCAATCGGCGCTTCAACTGGTGGTCGCCGGAGGGGTGTTCGGCAACATGATGCAGGCTGTCAGGTGGAAGAATCGGGTGGTTCATTCCCCTTTTCCTGCCCGGCAAGAAGGGCCAGATGCGCGCCTTCGGGGCGCTCAAGCCTGACTAGTCCGGTCAGGTAATAATAGTAGTAGCGAATTGAATCCACGTAATCCACGACTTCGATGCCGCGACAATACCCGTGGGCAGCTTCCTGGTAGTATTTGCGGTAGCTGAGCAGGGGGAAGACTTCCTTGACGTCCCGCCAGGAATGTTTGTTTCTGCCCCGTTGCTCGGCAAGGGTCATGGCGTCGCGCAGGTGTCCCATGCCCTGGTTGTAGGCGGCCAGGGCAAAAAACAGGGTGTTCCAGGCATCAAGTCCAAGGGGCTGCAGCCGATCCACCAGACTTCGCAGATACCTGACCCCGCCCTCGATGCTTTGCAGGGGGTCCAGCCGGTTGGAAATGCCCAGTTCAGCCGCTGTGTTCTGACTGATCTGCAGCAATCCGCGCACGCCGGTTTTGCTTGTGGCCCGGGCATTGAAATGGGATTCCTGATAGATGAGGGCCGTCACCAGCAGGGGATCAAGGTCGTTTTCCCGGGCAACCTGGGCAATGGTCGGGCCATAGCGGGGCAGCTTGCTGTTCAGAACACCGGCCAGGTGGGAGAGTTCATAAAAATCCGTTGTTTGGGGAAAGAATCCGAAATAGCGCGCCTTGAGCTCCCGGAAAAAGGACGAATGGGGAAGATCCGCCCACAAGGCCGCAAGTGCCTTGGCCCTGCTGCCGGTTCGGGTATTCCATATCCATCGGGTGGCAATGTGATGGTGCAGTTCCAGGGAGGTCCTGATCTCCGGGAAAAAGGGCTGCCAGAGCTTGAACGCGGTGGCCCCCACCAGACCGAAGCGAAGTCGTTCTCTGGTCATTGTTTCCAGCAGGTTATGCATGGTCAGACTTGATGCCCGGCGGTCCATGTCCGGACAACCGAGAACATCGGTCAGGGATGCCAGGGCCGGAAGCATGTGGGGATTGCGGGCAACGGGCAGGGAGTAGGCGCAGATGTCCTCGGGATGGAGCAGATCCTGCTTCCATTTGTTGTGGATGAGTACCGGGTGGCTTCCCCGGTAGGCCGGGCCGGCGGCAAGGTGGTCGCCGTGACTGGCAAGGTCCGGCTCCCCGGTATGGATGAACATGTCGGCGTGCCCGTTTTCCACGGCGTCCAAGCCTGCCCTGGGCGATTCCACCGGAATCCATTTCGGCACGAGCCGGTGCTTGCGGCAGAAGTGTTCCACCAGTTCCCGGTCGAATCCCGGGCCATACGGGGAAAGCCGGGAGATGGTCGTCTCGTCGGGCACATAGGCCACCCGAAAACCGTCCGAACGGATTTTCGGCTCGAAAAGTTGGCTGACCAGAAAGGCCTGGATGGCCACGAGGACCAGTATGTGCAGGATGGTTGTCAGAGAAGTACGCATACGTTGGAAACCTCCTAGAGAAGGGGGCGGCGTTTGGCAAGGGCGGGGAAACTCATCAAGTGCGCAAGGCACTTGAGTAGGCAGTGCGCAGGGGGCAGTGGGGGCTGGAAAAAGTGGCCGGTTTGCTCCACGAGGTGATGGATTGCTGGTGCTTGTGAAAGGTTTGTCTTGCTCATTGACTTTGCACCGCCGGTTTTTTAAGCAAAGTTGCTATTTGCCGTCCGCATGGGGACTGCGATCATTTTCAAGGAGAAATGGAATATGTCGAATACCGTGGTGATGGGAGCGCAATGGGGTGACGAGGGCAAGGGCAAGATCGTCGATCTGCTCACCCGGGAAGCGGACCTCATTGTTCGTTTTCAGGGAGGGAACAATGCCGGCCACACCCTGGTCGTGGGTGATACAAAATGCATCCTGCATCTCATCCCGTCGGGCATCCTGCATGCCGACAAGATCTGCTGCATCGGCAACGGGGTGGTCCTTGATCCCGAAGTTTTCTGCAACGAGTTGGACGGATTGGTGAAACACGGCCGAACCATTGGCCCGGATCATCTGATGATCAGCAAGAAAACCCATGTGATCATGCCGTACCACAAGATACTGGATGCCGCCAGGGAAGCCCACAAGTCCGGCAAGGACAAGATCGGAACCACCGGCCGGGGCATAGGACCCTGTTACGAAGACAAAGCCTCGCGCATAGGCATACGGGCCGGAGATTTGGCCGACATGGATCTGTTGCGCACGAAGATTCAAAAGGCCCTTGTGGAAAAGAACGCCCTGTTCAAGAATCTGTATGGCCTTGAGCCCCTGATGGCCGATGAGGTGCTTGAGCAGATCCGCCCCTTTGCCCAGCGTACGGCCACGTATCTGGGCGACGTGTCCGCAGCCATTCAGGAAACCGTTTCCAGGGGCCGTTCCATCCTGTTTGAGGGCGCCCAGGGAACCCATCTGGACATAGATCACGGCACCTATCCTTTTGTGACCTCATCCAATACGGTTGCCGGCAATGCGGCTGCAGGTGGCGGTTGTGCCTGTAAGGTGCTCGATCGCATCGTGGCCGTGGTCAAGGCCTATACAACAAGGGTGGGCAGCGGCCCGTTTCCCGTTGAACTCGACGACCACGCCGGAACCTTTCTCCAGGAAAAGGGCGGGGAATTCGGGGCGACCACGGGTCGACCCCGTCGGTGCGGCTGGCTTGATCTGGTCATCCTTCGGGAATCGGTTCGTCTCAACGGGCCCACGGATATCGCCCTGACCAAACTGGATGTTCTGGGCGGGCTGGACGAAATCAAGCTGTGCACCTCCTACAGGTACGATGGTCGCGAGATCCTGTACCCCCCCCAGGAAGAAAACAGCCTGGCCCGGGTCGAACCGGTGTACGAATCCATGCCGGGATGGCACGAGGACATCAGCGGCTGTTCGGATTTCCAGTCCCTGCCCCAGGCGGCCCGGAATTATGTCCTTCGGGTGGAGGAACTTTTGGGAGTTCCCATCTCCCTGGTTTCGGTGGGTCCTGACCGGGATCAGACCATCAGACGATAATCCGATTTCGTTTGCATGTGATGTTTACCAAGAAGACGGCTGATACCTGTATCAGCCGTCTTCTTGTATAATGCAACGGCAGCCTCTGCCCCACCGTTCGATTCAGATTGTCATGGCAGGTCCGACTTATAATGTCATACCTTTTATGTCGAGTTCGACTGCAGCCAGGAGTGGTAACGGACTTTACCGCAGGTAGGCCGCGCCGACAATTGTCATACATCTCCCTCCCCAAAAGACGTTGCTTCCCATTGTTTTCTTGTGTTACCCCCCTTCTCTGTCATCATTAATTGCGCAGCCATTTGGCCTGCCCTTGTAGCACTTTGGATGACAACGTGTCGTTGATACGTATGGCAGGCCTGGAAGGTCTGCTGACAGGCATAGCGTATGAACCCTTTTGCAATGGAAATGTGATGCATTGTAACGAAGTTCTTGGTTGTCGTACCTCTTCTAGCCCGGGGGAACAGGATGGAGGCGCCAACCTGGGTGACGAGGGAAACATCTTGCTCCGCGTTGTTCAGCTTTTATCCCGCAATGATCTGCCTTTTGGCGAGAAACTCCAACAAGGATTGTTGATCCTGCTCCAGCGCATGGGCGCCGAAAGGGGATCTATTATGCTTTTGACCGATGACCAAACGCGGCTTGAAGTCATGGCCTCGTCCAAGCCGTCCCTGGTCGGTCTGGTTCAGGATATTCGGGAGGATACTGTTTCTGGGCATGTTCTGGCCACGGGTGAACCTTTATTAATTCGTGACATCTTGGGCGATGAGCGGTTCAAGCCCCGGGGTGTGTCCTACAAGACGACCTCTCTGATATCCGTGCCCCTGCGTTCAGCCCAAGGGGGGCATGTTCTCGGGGTGGTCAATGTTTCCGACAGGCAGGACGGGATCAGTTTTGATTCGGATGATGCGAACCTGCTCCAAACCTATGCCGGATGGATATCCCCCCTGTTGGAGAACTGCCGTTTATTCGAGCAGGTTCGACAGGAAAAGGACAGGTACAAGGTGCTTGCCCGGGAACTGGAGCACAAGCGCAACGAGCTGCTGGTGTCCACAATGGAACGGGCTGATCTTGTGCAGATGGTGGTGCATGATTTTAAAAGTCCCTTATCCGCCATCATTGCCACCTATGATCTGCTTCTCTACATGGGGGTGAATGCAAAACAGCGGCGTATTATTGCCAACGGACTTGAGGGCGCCAAAAACCTGCGTAAGATGATCAATGATTTTCTGGAAACCGCCCGGGTTCAGGAACTCCAGAGCGATGTCTTCCGTCTGGCTCCCGTGGATATTTCTCTGGTGATCCAGCAGGAGGTGGAACGCATTCAGATTGTTCTCAAACAAAGGAATCTTATTCTCCAGGTCTCGACTGGAAGCAACGTTCTAGTGAGCGGAGATTCTTCCCTGCTGGCCCATCTCTTTCAAAATCTGCTTTCTAATGCGGTCAAGTATACACCAGCTGGGGGGCAGATCCGGGTTCAACTGGTCCGCGGTAAGGGCCATCGAGGGACAGATCGTCAGGGGAGTTATGTCAAATTCTGGGTGGAGGATTCGGGCATGGGCGTGCCCGATGTCTCCAAACACCACGTTTTTGAACGGTTTGCCCGGGCGTCCCAGGCCGTTGATCAGGGCATCCAGGGGGCGGGAGTGGGGCTGTATATGTGCAGGAAGATAGTCCGGCTTCTCGGGGGATCCATTTGGGTCGAGGATTCCGAACTGGGCGGGGCGAAATTTTGTGTGGAGTTGCCAGCCATTGCAGGATGCGAAAATGATTGATGCCCATGCTCCGATCCTTGTGGTTGACGATGTGGGTCCCTCCCGGCAGGCAGTGGTCAATGTTCTTGATGTGCTGGGTTTTTCCCACATTCTTGAGGCGGCCAACGGGGCAGAGGCCTGGCAGCTCATGCGTGATGGACAGGATCAGCTCGGACTGGTCATTTCCGATTGGAAAATGCCCCGCATGTCAGGCATTGAGCTGCTCAAAAGGGTACGAACCCATGCTTCTTTGTGCGAGATTCCTTTTTTACTGTTTACTTCCAAGGTCGAACCCGGTGATTTGGCCTTGGCCGCGGATATGGGGGTGAGCGGCTACCTGGTCAAGCCATTGGATATCAGTGTCCTGCAGCATAAGCTTTACATTTTGAGCCGCGAGGTCTCGACACGGGGAAATACGGCTGTCCTCACGCTTGAAACCCTTGTTCGTGAGGGGCGGCTCCCTGAAGCCCGGGAGCTTGTGGTTCGGATGATCAGGTCGGCCGGAGAGGAGCCGGACAGTTTTTCCCTTTACGGGCAGGCGTTGCTGGCGCGTCTTGACGGTGATCTGGAACGGGCCGGAACGCTGATCGATGCATGCCTACGCCACGCACCCCTCATGGGGCGGGCCTGGCTGTTGCGGGCCAGGATTCTGCATGAGGCAGGAGACATGGATCAGGCCCGAAGCAGCGTGGACAAGGCCATGCAGCTCAGTCCGGACAACGTGGAATACGTGCTTTTCCGGGGCAAGCTGGAGCTGGACGATCACAATATCCCCCAGTCCCGACTGTTTTTTATGACCGCTCTGAACATGGCCCCGGGGGACGACAAGGTCAGGGAGAAGGTCTGGAGGATGCACATCGAGGCGGACCAGGTGCATGAGGCCATGCAGGAGTTTGGCCCCTATCTGTGGGCATTTTTGTCTTCGGAAGTCCTGAACGATACGGCCCTGGCCCTGAGAAAAAAGGGAAAAACAGAGGTTGCGGTCAGGGTGTATCGCGAAGCCCTGCGCAAGGACCCTGCCAACACCCGGTTGCTTTTCAACCTGGCCATGGCCGAGGTGCGTTTATCGGATACCAGGAACGCCCTCAAGCATTTGCAACGGGTCGTGGATATGGATCCTGATTTTCATGCCGCTCACAACGTGCTGGACAAGATGAGGTCCAGAAACAAGAAGCCCCTGTGAATTCTGGCCACGGCAGGCATTGGCAGTCCCTGTCCGTGGTGATTTGTTCCTTCCCCTGCCTGCTGCGTTGCCTTGTTTCCCCTCCCTTCCCTTTCCTGCTGCATTGCTTCCCAGCGCACTTTTGAGTAGGTACTTGGCTGAAGACTTTCGAAAACCATGTTTTCGGGTACCTGTGTTTGTTTTTCCTTCAAAGTGTGTCTGCCAATCATGATCCACGTCAAATCCCTTTCCCATTCCTTTGGCTCCCACTGGGCGCTCAAGGACGTTTCCTTTTCCCTGCGTCAGGGGGAATTCCTGTTTCTTGTGGGCCCTTCGGGCGCGGGCAAGACCACGCTCATGCGTATTTTGCACGGTGCTCTGCCTGTTCAGCGGGGGCGGGTCAATGTGGCCGGCATGGATCTGGGCACCTTGCGTGCCAGCCGATTGCACCGCCTGCGCCGCCAGATCGGGGTGGTTTTTCAGGATTTCAAGGTTCTGCCCGGGCGTACGGTTTTTGACAATGTGGCCCTGCCCCTGCGGGTTCAGGGGCAAAAGGCCCAGGTTGTCCAGCACCGTGTCCGGGCGGTTCTCCGGAGTCTCGAACTGGACACCAAGGCCCGCTGCCTGTGCCAGGAGCTTTCCGGAGGCGAGCAGCAGCGGGTGGCCATTGCCCGTTCCGTGGTGGTCAAACCCAAGATTATCCTGGCCGATGAACCTACCGGCAATCTGGACCCTGATCTGGGCAGGCGGCTCATGAATGTCTTTCACCAGTTCAACCGGCACGGCACAACCATTGTCTTTGCCACCCACAATCGGGACATCCTGGCCAATACGCCCATGGCGAACATCCTGTACCTGCGCGACGGAGCGCCTGTTGCCCTGGAAAGCCCGTCGGGCCAGGGACTTCGCCGGGAGCTTTGGGCCAGACGAACCACAGGCAGTTGCGAGGAGGGATGAGGTGATCGCATTGGGGGGATTGTTCACCCAGGGAATCAGGGATATTTTCCGCACACCGTGGGCCTTGTGTCTGACGGTGGCCGCCGTTGGTCTGGTTGCGTTTTTGGCGGGCATGTTTCTCATGCTGGTCAACACCATCGAAGATCAGATTGTGCGACGGCAGGCCGAGGTGCAGTTCCAGGTCTACTGGCAGCAGGGGGCCGATCTCGAGCGGGTCAGGGCAGCATGGCAATCCATGGAACAACTTCCCGATCTGGTGGGGACCACGACCTTTACCCCGGATGGAGGACTGGACGTTCTGGCCCAGGCCTTTGCCGACCAGGTTGATCTGACGGGATTCAAGCAGGCCAGCCCGTTGCCGGCGACGGCCCTGCTGACCTTTACCCTGCCCTCCAGGGATCAGAATCAATGGGTCCAATCCATGCTTGCCAGACTGCAATCCCTGCCCCTTGTGGCCTCGGTCCACTACAATCCGCTCAGGATCGATGTTGTCCATTCCTGGATGCGGGTGAGCCATGCCATGTTCTGGCCGGTCATCTGTTTTCTGATTCTGGTGGTGGGGCTGGTGGTGGGCAACACCATCAAGCTGGCTCTTTTCCAGAGGCAAGACGAGATCGAGATTCTTCGCCTGGTGGGGGCCAGTCGCTTGTACATCCGGCTTCCCCTTGTGGTGGGCGGGGCGGTTCAGGGACTTCTGGGAGGCCTTTTGGCCCTGGGCCTGCTGGGCCTTGTTCACCTGGGGCTGCAGGACATGCTGTATTTTCCGCCTTTGTGGATCGAAGTGCCCTTTTTGTCCGTACAGGAGATTCTGGGCATGCTCGGGATGCTCATGGGCGTGGGGATTGTCAGCAGTTTTGTGGCCGTGAAGGAAGGGTGATCATGTCAGGGAGGCCTTGACCATTTCGGCCATGATGGTGCCCGTGTCCATGACCGGCAAGGGGGTGATGGCCCGGATATGGTCAAAAATCTTCGTGAGGTGGGTGCATCCCAGAACAATGGCTTCAAGGTTTTGCTGCCGGGTCAGGGCAAGCAGGTGGTTCAGGGGATAGTCGGCCATGACCTGACGGGCCTCCTGGTGTTCAATGCGTTTGATCAGGTCAAGGCTGGAAAATCCGGTGATCTCCATGTGCGCGTTTCGGGCCAGGAGCAGGGCCTCGATCGTCCCCAGGGTATGGGCGTTGGCCGTCATGAGCAGGATCCGTTGCCACTGGTCCGGCATGTTCTGGTAGACATCAAGGGGAGTGATAATGGGCAGGGAGGTTTGCTGTCTGAGCTGGTCCATATTGATGCTGGAGGCCAGGGAGTTGCAAAAGACCATGACACCTTGAAAGCCCCTGTGTTCCAGCCGGTTAACAGCCTCTTCCATGGTTTGTTGCAGGCCGTTGGTGTTTGTGTACTGGAGGAGGTTCTGTTCTTCCGGCGTCCTGGCCATGGGTATGGGATGACAAAGAATTCCGGAGCGCTCCAGCAGGGAACAGCCCAGGGCCGTGTCAAACCGGGTTCCGGCAATAACGGCGATTTTCACGAATACAGCTCCTTGGCATGGGTGGGGTGTTGTAGTACATTCTTGGCCAATGCACATTGGTAATACCTGTGTTTTACAGTGGCCAATTACCGTAAAACCTTTCCTGTCCGCAACATAAAAGCATGGGAAATCATGAAAAAAATTTATTATTGCCTGCTGGTGTGTCTGGTTCTCTGGGGAATTCCTGCCCTGGCTGCCCGGGATGACGGATATAATCCCCGTCCCGAGCCGGGGTACAATGGCCCCCTTTTTCGGATCGCCTATTTGGAAGGTGGTCCGTACATGGATTATCAGAAGAGTTTTAGGGGAACCATTGCTGCCCTGGCCGATCTGGGATGGATTGAGCCCATTGAACTGCCCCCGACCAGCGACCCCAACGAAACCAGGGCCCTTTGGGACTATGTGGCCGAGCACGCCAAGAGCAGATATATCCGGTTTTTGAAGGATGGTTTCTATACCTCGGGCTGGAATGCGGCCATCCGCCCCCAAACCCGGGAAACGCTGATCACCAGGATGAACAGGGACAAGGATATTGATCTGGTCATGGCCATGGGCACCTGGGCGGGTCAGGACCTGGCTAATGATCGTCACCATGTACCCACCATTGTCATTTCAACGAGCAATCCTCTTCAGGCAGGGATCATCAAGAGCCCTCAGGATTCGGGGTTTGATCACCTGCATGCCCAGATAGATCCGACCCGCTATGAACGGCAGGTTCGCCTGTTCCACGATGTCATCGGCTTTCAGCGTCTTGGCCTTGTGTATGAGAATACCCCGGCAGGCCGGGGGTATGCGGCTGTGGATGATGTGGAAAAGGTGGCCCGGGAGGAGGGGTTCGAGGTGGTTCACTACGAGGACACCTTTGACATTGATGATCTGGATCTGGCGTACACGCGGCTGGTCAAGGCCATGAATGCTCTGGCTCCCAAGGTGGACGCCTTTTACATAACTGCCAATCGGGGGATTCAGGAGTCCAGGATGGACAGCATCCTGGCCCCGGTTTTCAAGTACAAACTGCCCACCTTTTCCCAGTCGGGTTCACGCGAGGTGGAATTGGGCGTGCTCATGAGCATTTCCCAGGCCGGGCACAAGTACATCGGGGCGTTCTACGCCTCCACCATAGGCAAGATTATCAATGGGGCGGTTCCCAGGTATCTGACCCAGATTTATGAAGAACCACCCAAGATCGCGTTGAATCTGGAAACCGCCAAAAGAATCGACTACAATCCGCCTTTTGATATCCTGCTTTCGGCAGATGAAATTTACGAAAAGATCGAGCACGTCCACAACTAGGCGGCTGAAATTTTTGGGGATGTTACGCGGACTTTGAGAGCGTCAGGTGGCAGGAGAAGTTGTCGGGGAAAATCTTCTGTACCCATACCCCTGGACGTGATGGCCAGAAGGCGCTGCACACTGCGGGCAATGCATGAAACTTGATGCATTGCCCTTTTTTTGTCCTCAACGCGGAGGGGTACACGGGGATGGGCACTGCAGGCGGGTGGCCTTCCCATGGATCCGGTTTGTGCAAAGCTCTTGGCGTGATTCAGGATCCGGCAAAGCTTGCTAGCTGATGGCAAAACACGGGAGTTTGTCTTGCAATCGCTGGTAAACCAGATGGGTGAGCTCCCCATATCCTGCATGGGATTGCCAGCGGGCCGGCAAAAAGGGAGCAAAGGTTTCCGGCAGGGATGCCAGGCTGGCCTGTTCAAGGGTCAGGTTGGCCATTTGTTCGAGGTGGCGGGGCGTGATCCCGCCTCCGGCCATGAATTCAATACGTCCGGCCGGAACCATCGTGCCATCAGCATAGTGTGCCATGGCCAGGTTGTGGCCCGCGCACAGGGCGTTGGTGCGTACCGTGTCGGCGTGGTCGGCCTGCTGGGCATGGCCGGTCCGACGCAGGGCCCGAGAGACCCCTGCCTGCATGGCGGGAAGGTATTCTGTCTGATAGATTCCCCCATGGCAGACAATCCCTCGTACCAGGGCCAGAAGTGTATAGCAGGTGAACAGGGACGGCAGGATGCGGTGGTGTTCCAGGGCGTGCATAATGCCCGCTGGCGTCCACTTTTCGCCGCGTGTTTGCGGTGTGGTTCGCAGGGGAACCAGTTGATGCGTGCTGCCGGTTTTGACCAGATTCATGGGCATTTTGCATCCCTTGTGGTCCACGGTCCAGAAAAAGAGGGTTCCGGCGCGCTGGTTGTGTACGGATATGCTGGACGCACCCAGATCATTCAGTTTTTCTAGGGACCAGCAGCCTACTGCTCCGTCCAGTGCGTGCATGAGTTCTCTGCGCACGCAGGGATCAAACAAAAGGGTGTGCAGGAGGGACTTCGTGCTGGTGAGATCAGCCATGGCCAGTCGCGTACAGATGGTTTCCAGCTCCAGGTACACGGGTTGGGGAAAGATGGCGGCAAGATCCCGGGAGAACATGCTGTGCCAGGCACGGGCATTGATGGCCGTGCACTGGTCGGAAAAACATGCATGGTCCAGGGCCTGGGGATAGACGTGATCCAGCAGGTGGAGGACGGCCTGCTGTTCCGAGGGCAGCAGCCCCAAGGACGTGGACAGGGCCAGGGATCTGGCCTTGTGGAGCATGGCCGGGGTGTAGGCGGCCAGTTTGCTGGCCAGGGCGTGCTGCTGGCGACGGGGAAAGACCGGAATTTTGGCCGGAACCCACCTGGAAACGT
This genomic window contains:
- a CDS encoding IMP cyclohydrolase; the encoded protein is MSDLKTMYKTIQSDPFPPTMTVTLGETTLTFHKRTWTINGQEQGLRYGENPDQPAALYELKQGVLQLGGVTLRQGGEALVSGMTEEQMIQAGKHPGKINLTDVDNGINILQYLTAKPAAVILKHNNPCGAAWSDEGIDTALFKAFWADRIAAFGGAIVVNRPLNAKAAEIIASGYFEVVAAPSFEPGTVDTLKSRKNLRILEIPGLAKLETLVNTPFLDLKSLTDGGIIAQFSFRNKILAADDFLPAEATSKDGSTFIARGPSKQEADDLVFAWAVEAGVTSNSVIMAKNGVTTAIGTGEQDRVGCVELAIHKAYTKYADNLAFEEQSCSLYELKEKALQDENARTLLEDIMARTNKAKGGLPGSVMVSDGFFPFRDGVDVALAQGITAIAQPGGSIRDHEVIQAVNQAVPQVAMVFTGQRSFKH
- a CDS encoding transglycosylase SLT domain-containing protein translates to MRTSLTTILHILVLVAIQAFLVSQLFEPKIRSDGFRVAYVPDETTISRLSPYGPGFDRELVEHFCRKHRLVPKWIPVESPRAGLDAVENGHADMFIHTGEPDLASHGDHLAAGPAYRGSHPVLIHNKWKQDLLHPEDICAYSLPVARNPHMLPALASLTDVLGCPDMDRRASSLTMHNLLETMTRERLRFGLVGATAFKLWQPFFPEIRTSLELHHHIATRWIWNTRTGSRAKALAALWADLPHSSFFRELKARYFGFFPQTTDFYELSHLAGVLNSKLPRYGPTIAQVARENDLDPLLVTALIYQESHFNARATSKTGVRGLLQISQNTAAELGISNRLDPLQSIEGGVRYLRSLVDRLQPLGLDAWNTLFFALAAYNQGMGHLRDAMTLAEQRGRNKHSWRDVKEVFPLLSYRKYYQEAAHGYCRGIEVVDYVDSIRYYYYYLTGLVRLERPEGAHLALLAGQEKGNEPPDSST
- a CDS encoding adenylosuccinate synthase, giving the protein MSNTVVMGAQWGDEGKGKIVDLLTREADLIVRFQGGNNAGHTLVVGDTKCILHLIPSGILHADKICCIGNGVVLDPEVFCNELDGLVKHGRTIGPDHLMISKKTHVIMPYHKILDAAREAHKSGKDKIGTTGRGIGPCYEDKASRIGIRAGDLADMDLLRTKIQKALVEKNALFKNLYGLEPLMADEVLEQIRPFAQRTATYLGDVSAAIQETVSRGRSILFEGAQGTHLDIDHGTYPFVTSSNTVAGNAAAGGGCACKVLDRIVAVVKAYTTRVGSGPFPVELDDHAGTFLQEKGGEFGATTGRPRRCGWLDLVILRESVRLNGPTDIALTKLDVLGGLDEIKLCTSYRYDGREILYPPQEENSLARVEPVYESMPGWHEDISGCSDFQSLPQAARNYVLRVEELLGVPISLVSVGPDRDQTIRR
- a CDS encoding GAF domain-containing sensor histidine kinase produces the protein MHCNEVLGCRTSSSPGEQDGGANLGDEGNILLRVVQLLSRNDLPFGEKLQQGLLILLQRMGAERGSIMLLTDDQTRLEVMASSKPSLVGLVQDIREDTVSGHVLATGEPLLIRDILGDERFKPRGVSYKTTSLISVPLRSAQGGHVLGVVNVSDRQDGISFDSDDANLLQTYAGWISPLLENCRLFEQVRQEKDRYKVLARELEHKRNELLVSTMERADLVQMVVHDFKSPLSAIIATYDLLLYMGVNAKQRRIIANGLEGAKNLRKMINDFLETARVQELQSDVFRLAPVDISLVIQQEVERIQIVLKQRNLILQVSTGSNVLVSGDSSLLAHLFQNLLSNAVKYTPAGGQIRVQLVRGKGHRGTDRQGSYVKFWVEDSGMGVPDVSKHHVFERFARASQAVDQGIQGAGVGLYMCRKIVRLLGGSIWVEDSELGGAKFCVELPAIAGCEND
- a CDS encoding response regulator, giving the protein MIDAHAPILVVDDVGPSRQAVVNVLDVLGFSHILEAANGAEAWQLMRDGQDQLGLVISDWKMPRMSGIELLKRVRTHASLCEIPFLLFTSKVEPGDLALAADMGVSGYLVKPLDISVLQHKLYILSREVSTRGNTAVLTLETLVREGRLPEARELVVRMIRSAGEEPDSFSLYGQALLARLDGDLERAGTLIDACLRHAPLMGRAWLLRARILHEAGDMDQARSSVDKAMQLSPDNVEYVLFRGKLELDDHNIPQSRLFFMTALNMAPGDDKVREKVWRMHIEADQVHEAMQEFGPYLWAFLSSEVLNDTALALRKKGKTEVAVRVYREALRKDPANTRLLFNLAMAEVRLSDTRNALKHLQRVVDMDPDFHAAHNVLDKMRSRNKKPL
- the ftsE gene encoding cell division ATP-binding protein FtsE, with the translated sequence MIHVKSLSHSFGSHWALKDVSFSLRQGEFLFLVGPSGAGKTTLMRILHGALPVQRGRVNVAGMDLGTLRASRLHRLRRQIGVVFQDFKVLPGRTVFDNVALPLRVQGQKAQVVQHRVRAVLRSLELDTKARCLCQELSGGEQQRVAIARSVVVKPKIILADEPTGNLDPDLGRRLMNVFHQFNRHGTTIVFATHNRDILANTPMANILYLRDGAPVALESPSGQGLRRELWARRTTGSCEEG
- a CDS encoding cell division protein FtsX, giving the protein MIALGGLFTQGIRDIFRTPWALCLTVAAVGLVAFLAGMFLMLVNTIEDQIVRRQAEVQFQVYWQQGADLERVRAAWQSMEQLPDLVGTTTFTPDGGLDVLAQAFADQVDLTGFKQASPLPATALLTFTLPSRDQNQWVQSMLARLQSLPLVASVHYNPLRIDVVHSWMRVSHAMFWPVICFLILVVGLVVGNTIKLALFQRQDEIEILRLVGASRLYIRLPLVVGGAVQGLLGGLLALGLLGLVHLGLQDMLYFPPLWIEVPFLSVQEILGMLGMLMGVGIVSSFVAVKEG